The following proteins come from a genomic window of Pocillopora verrucosa isolate sample1 chromosome 6, ASM3666991v2, whole genome shotgun sequence:
- the LOC131797590 gene encoding protein c-ets-1-B isoform X2, with amino-acid sequence MANILTSTPLLDQLKMFELLGTLQMNQLNPEINQWNHQYSVLLANQPGVPQATPAPGFEQRLLMAAPSQLLEQQICASTMPGYDYEEDELDIFNGEPNDASFNVELAKAALRDIDTNQMPDLSVFEDFQDEGYNPSLEETYQPPSSPVLLKMEAKSPSPCGSECSYSSASPPHSPSISEASYNTYSTDEGFVSEDLSDLDEILDRMSSSGSPASIHSEPEKLPPVVVKEEVPEKKKRSKRGPKPPVKYRGDGPIQLWQFLLELIIGSETSHLVKWTQEEDYEFKILQPAIVAKMWGKKKNKPTMNYEKLSRGLRYYYGKNIIEKVHGKRYVYQFMCDIPKILGYDPMVNKCEDFAEDSVCGEPVMSPEVEDLLLTTSVEDGKMAGSLDFSLLIQ; translated from the exons ATGGCAAACATTCTCACAAGTACGCCGCTACTCGACCAGCTTAAG atGTTCGAATTATTGGGAACGTTACAGATGAACCAGTTAAATCCAGAAATAAATCAGTGGAACCACCAGTATAGCGTGCTCCTCGCTAATCAGCCTGGCGTCCCACAAGCGACTCCCGCCCCTGGCTTCGAACAACGTCTCCTTATGGCCGCTCCGAGCCAGCTGCTCGAACAACAAATTTGCGCCTCAACCATGCCAG GTTATGACTACGAAGAAGACGAACTTGATATTTTCAACGGCGAACCAAATGATGCCTCCTTTAATGTCGAATTGGCCAAAGCCGCCCTGCGAG ATATTGATACCAACCAAATGCCAGACTTGTCAGTCTTTGAAGATTTTCAGGATGAAGGATACAACCCCTCCCTTGAGGAAACATACCAGCCACCTTCATCGCCAGTGCTCTTGAAGATGGAGGCAAAATCTCCGAGTCCATGTGGATCAGAGTGCAGCTACTCATCAGCCAGTCCACCTCACAGCCCTAGCATCAGTGAAGCTAGTTACAACACCTACAGCACAGATGAGGGATTTGTGTCTGAGGATTTGAGTGACCTTGATG AAATTCTGGATAGAATGAGCTCTTCTGGTTCCCCTGCATCAATTCACAGTGAACCTGAGAAACTTCCACCAGTTGTGGTCAAAGAAG AAGTACCTGAGAAAAAGAAGCGAAGTAAGCGTGGACCTAAGCCACCAGTCAAGTATCGAG GTGATGGCCCAATTCAGTTATGGCAGTTTCTTCTTGAGCTCATCATTGGCAGTGAAACCTCACACCTGGTGAAGTGGACCCAGGAAGAAGACTACGAATTTAAGATTCTGCAGCCTGCAATTGTGGCCAAGATGtggggaaagaaaaagaacaagcCCACAATGAACTACGAGAAGCTGAGCCGTGGTCTCCGCTACTACTATGGCAAGAACATCATTGAGAAGGTCCACGGAAAGCGATATGTCTACCAGTTCATGTGTGACATCCCCAAGATCCTTGGCTATGACCCAATGGTGAACAAATGTGAAGACTTTGCGGAAGATTCTGTCTGTGGAGAACCTGTGATGTCTCCTGAAGTCGAAGATCTGCTTCTGACCACCTCTGTTGAGGATGGAAAGATGGCTGGATCTCTTGACTTCAGCTTGCTCATCCAATAG
- the LOC131797584 gene encoding uncharacterized protein, whose amino-acid sequence MNVFNPNRNIQLTRIKNFLLDNVGYQEFLSPGATVVNPVQPSRIDSLTMGSSQIAPRKRLPDCPQEENTENRAASNKHRARKRNRGPKPKKMYDGNGPIQLWQLILSELVSSSSEPLVEWTKKDKYEFRILQPDKLAALWGEQKKKTNMNFAKLARGLRYYYGKSILEKVRGQQFTYQFVMDIDAILANDSDGEASDGGGRSTPDVFCEAPRTLEQREGYGETETQLTGTRVGGYVGVWGDFGCPMEESRDTGGAEQGVIDIEGIVQNAGETFGCKGESSRLPMGISRDTEGGKEVAIGTKGVEWNLGEAFRGTREGKVRKLWGQENTGMGCDTTDKDFGIVPGGLESLPGGCGVIKGELGEIKSFDLSDLIESNDTSSFYEAL is encoded by the exons ATGAATGTGTTCAACCCAAATCGAAACATCCAGTTAACCAGG ATAAAGAATTTTCTACTGGACAACGTTGGATATCAAGAATTTCTATCGCCTGGTGCAACTGTAGTGAATCCGGTGCAGCCTTCTCGCATCGATTCCCTAACGATGGGCTCCTCACAAATAGCTCCACGGAAAAGACTGCCAGACTGTCCTCAAGAAG aaaatacagaaaatcGGGCAGCAAGCAACAAGCATcgagcaagaaaaagaaatcgaggtccaaaaccaaagaaaatgtaCGACG GCAATGGACCAATTCAGCTGTGGCAACTAATTTTGTCAGAGCTCGTTTCTTCATCGTCAGAGCCTCTTGTGGAATGGACTAAGAAAGACAAATACGAATTTCGCATTTTGCAGCCTGATAAACTGGCGGCCCTATGGGGAGAGCAGAAGAAAAAGACCAATATGAATTTTGCAAAGCTTGCGCGAGGTTTGCGGTATTACTATGGAAAGTCCATTTTGGAAAAGGTTCGTGGCCAGCAGTTTACCTATCAGTTTGTTATGGACATCGATGCAATTCTCGCGAACGATTCTGATGGCGAAGCTTCCGACGGTGGAGGCAGGAGCACGCCTGATGTTTTTTGTGAAGCACCGAGAACTCTGGAACAAAGGGAGGGGTATGGGGAAACAGAGACACAACTCACTGGTACAAGGGTGGGTGGATATGTGGGTGTATGGGGTGACTTTGGATGCCCAATGGAGGAATCAAGGGACACTGGGGGTGCTGAACAGGGTGTTATTGACATAGAGGGGATAGTGCAGAATGCAGGAGAGACATTTGGCTGTAAGGGGGAGAGTTCAAGGCTCCCTATGGGGATATCAAGGGATACTGAGGGAGGAAAAGAGGTTGCTATAGGCACTAAGGGGGTAGAATGGAACTTAGGGGAAGCTTTTAGGGGAACAAGAGAGGGAAAGGTGAGAAAATTGTGGGGCCAAGAGAATACAGGGATGGGATGTGATACCACAGATAAAGATTTTGGAATTGTGCCTGGAGGACTTGAAAGCCTCCCTGGGGGGTGTGGGGTCATTAAGGGGGAGCTAGGGGAGATAAAGTCATTCGATTTAAGTGATCTTATTGAATCCAATGACACAAGTAGCTTCTATGAAGCACTATAA
- the LOC131797590 gene encoding protein c-ets-1-B isoform X1, translated as MANILTSTPLLDQLKMFELLGTLQMNQLNPEINQWNHQYSVLLANQPGVPQATPAPGFEQRLLMAAPSQLLEQQICASTMPGYDYEEDELDIFNGEPNDASFNVELAKAALRGMRDIDTNQMPDLSVFEDFQDEGYNPSLEETYQPPSSPVLLKMEAKSPSPCGSECSYSSASPPHSPSISEASYNTYSTDEGFVSEDLSDLDEILDRMSSSGSPASIHSEPEKLPPVVVKEEVPEKKKRSKRGPKPPVKYRGDGPIQLWQFLLELIIGSETSHLVKWTQEEDYEFKILQPAIVAKMWGKKKNKPTMNYEKLSRGLRYYYGKNIIEKVHGKRYVYQFMCDIPKILGYDPMVNKCEDFAEDSVCGEPVMSPEVEDLLLTTSVEDGKMAGSLDFSLLIQ; from the exons ATGGCAAACATTCTCACAAGTACGCCGCTACTCGACCAGCTTAAG atGTTCGAATTATTGGGAACGTTACAGATGAACCAGTTAAATCCAGAAATAAATCAGTGGAACCACCAGTATAGCGTGCTCCTCGCTAATCAGCCTGGCGTCCCACAAGCGACTCCCGCCCCTGGCTTCGAACAACGTCTCCTTATGGCCGCTCCGAGCCAGCTGCTCGAACAACAAATTTGCGCCTCAACCATGCCAG GTTATGACTACGAAGAAGACGAACTTGATATTTTCAACGGCGAACCAAATGATGCCTCCTTTAATGTCGAATTGGCCAAAGCCGCCCTGCGAGGTATGCGAG ATATTGATACCAACCAAATGCCAGACTTGTCAGTCTTTGAAGATTTTCAGGATGAAGGATACAACCCCTCCCTTGAGGAAACATACCAGCCACCTTCATCGCCAGTGCTCTTGAAGATGGAGGCAAAATCTCCGAGTCCATGTGGATCAGAGTGCAGCTACTCATCAGCCAGTCCACCTCACAGCCCTAGCATCAGTGAAGCTAGTTACAACACCTACAGCACAGATGAGGGATTTGTGTCTGAGGATTTGAGTGACCTTGATG AAATTCTGGATAGAATGAGCTCTTCTGGTTCCCCTGCATCAATTCACAGTGAACCTGAGAAACTTCCACCAGTTGTGGTCAAAGAAG AAGTACCTGAGAAAAAGAAGCGAAGTAAGCGTGGACCTAAGCCACCAGTCAAGTATCGAG GTGATGGCCCAATTCAGTTATGGCAGTTTCTTCTTGAGCTCATCATTGGCAGTGAAACCTCACACCTGGTGAAGTGGACCCAGGAAGAAGACTACGAATTTAAGATTCTGCAGCCTGCAATTGTGGCCAAGATGtggggaaagaaaaagaacaagcCCACAATGAACTACGAGAAGCTGAGCCGTGGTCTCCGCTACTACTATGGCAAGAACATCATTGAGAAGGTCCACGGAAAGCGATATGTCTACCAGTTCATGTGTGACATCCCCAAGATCCTTGGCTATGACCCAATGGTGAACAAATGTGAAGACTTTGCGGAAGATTCTGTCTGTGGAGAACCTGTGATGTCTCCTGAAGTCGAAGATCTGCTTCTGACCACCTCTGTTGAGGATGGAAAGATGGCTGGATCTCTTGACTTCAGCTTGCTCATCCAATAG